In the genome of Triticum urartu cultivar G1812 chromosome 5, Tu2.1, whole genome shotgun sequence, one region contains:
- the LOC125506385 gene encoding aspartyl protease family protein At5g10770-like — translation MDFAILLLLLIFAPAGMPSFTSCPSSTFDHVVNSEGALEFPLFHTDHPCVQQHRGRPMSTESISETDDTDLPIDLIRNDSINNFAFLMPVQLGTPPVWNLVAVDTGSPFCFVQCRPCTLWCNDQEGAGQIFDPKKSKSFRRIGCSAKACRALQSRLRLPFKACMEKEDSCLYSASYGKGSYYSVGKLVADTISIGRDGKGYSIPSFIFGCSLDIEYDQGEAGIFGFGAAPSSFFSQVVRVVNYRAFSYCFPSDRKKTGYLSIGDYNRDNSTSYTPLFVAHQRPVFALTLDKVVVNGITLITDPSEMMVDTGAKWTVLRSDTFSQLETVISKALGTLGYKRTLVLGPNHMCYEEDLFTVFRNWSALPVVQLSFDMGATLTLAPESSFHFRSSHGLCTYFMRDAGMGKAGLQLMGNSVTRSIGVTFDFQGGRFAFRDGDC, via the exons ATGGATTTTGCCATACTGTTGCTTCTCTTGATCTTTGCACCAGCAGGGATGCCATCATTTACCAGCTGCCCCTCATCCACCTTCG ATCATGTTGTCAACTCAGAAGGTGCACTTGAGTTCCCCTTGTTTCACACCGACCACCCGTGCGTCCAACAACATCGTGGTCGTCCGATGTCAACTGAAAGCATCAGTGAAACTGATGATACAGACCTACCCATTGACTTGATACGGAATGACAGCATAAACAACTTTGCCTTTCTAATGCCCGTCCAGCTGGGCACGCCACCGGTCTGGAACCTCGTGGCAGTTGACACTGGATCTCCATTCTGCTTTGTTCAGTGTAGACCTTGCACCCTCTGGTGCAACGATCAAGAGGGTGCTGGCCAGATATTCGATCCCAAGAAGTCCAAGAGTTTCAGGCGTATTGGGTGCTCGGCGAAAGCCTGCCGAGCACTTCAGTCGCGGCTGCGTCTGCCGTTCAAAGCATGCATGGAGAAAGAGGATAGCTGCCTTTACAGTGCCTCATACGGGAAAGGATCCTATTATTCAGTCGGCAAGCTGGTGGCAGACACAATCTCCATTGGGCGTGATGGCAAGGGATACAGTATTCCCAGCTTCATCTTCGGCTGCAGCTTGGACATCGAGTATGATCAGGGCGAGGCCGGCATATTCGGGTTCGGTGCCGCGCCGTCTTCTTTCTTCTCACAGGTAGTACGGGTGGTTAACTATCGGGCATTCAGCTACTGTTTTCCGAGTGACAGAAAGAAGACTGGATATTTGTCCATCGGGGATTACAACCGTGACAATTCTACTTCTTACACCCCCTTGTTCGTGGCTCATCAACGGCCAGTGTTTGCACTGACGCTGGATAAGGTGGTGGTCAATGGGATCACGCTGATCACAGACCCCTCAGAAATGATGGTTGACACTGGGGCAAAATGGACGGTGCTGCGGTCTGATACCTTCAGCCAACTTGAGACGGTAATCTCCAAGGCTTTGGGAACTTTGGGATATAAGCGCACCCTTGTTCTGGGACCAAATCATATGTGCTATGAGGAGGACTTATTCACAGTGTTCCGCAATTGGTCCGCTTTGCCTGTGGTACAACTTTCGTTCGACATGGGTGCTACACTTACATTGGCACCCGAGAGCTCATTTCATTTTAGAAGCAGTCATGGACTATGCACGTATTTCATGAGAGATGCTGGCATGGGGAAAGCAGGTTTGCAGCTGATGGGGAACTCGGTCACACGATCGATCGGCGTCACCTTTGATTTTCAAGGGGGGCGGTTTGCTTTTCGGGATGGAGACTGCTGA
- the LOC125506384 gene encoding heat shock 70 kDa protein BIP2-like yields MAATRPLLYLGVLLLFLAMAASGAAAFGLPRGVSPAYCANEFLQYHGISQNEKAAIHLGNTKSCIAGYGGRLDPYTAYQLCIPSWVAFTDNGTLVGEAAMNHAAVSPGTAVSGFKRLLGIRQMVKREAELVPYQFTEQLGRCGIQMETEDGHVMNFLPERVAGILMAELKKMAEARLGREIESALVTVPGHFNGAQRSSVRREAARLHGGFGVAKVVDEQVAAAAAYRLHEKRGDGKVVLVFHLGGRTSHATKFRFKDGTGHLLEERHDAYLGGDDFTDRIVDHFVELIRERHHRDIRGDEGALKKLRATCERVKKLLSDRDGVLMNIGPVLGEGADIYEELTRAKFEELNRDLIEKALEIVDTVVMGGAPTSQTQSRKDAIDEVILVGGSVRIPMVGQLLEDYFNGRGLIRDEDAVIRGAALLSCPESARYVDECYKGGVSGPVWLAK; encoded by the exons ATGGCGGCGACTCGTCCGCTCCTCTACCTCGGCGTTCTGCTCCTGTTCCTGGCCATGG CGGCATCGGGAGCGGCGGCGTTCGGCCTCCCGCGAGGCGTGTCGCCTGCGTACTGCGCCAACGAGTTCCTGCAGTACCACGGGATCTCGCAGAACGAAAAGGCGGCCATCCACCTCGGCAACACCAAGTCCTGCATCGCCGGCTACGGAGGCCGACTGGATCCCTACACCGCGTACCAGCTCTGCATCCCCTCCTGGGTTGCCTTCACAGACAACGGTACCCTTGTCGGAGAGGCCGCCATGAACCACGCCGCCGTCAGCCCCGGGACGGCCGTTTCCGGCTTCAAGCGACTCCTCGGCATCAGGCAA ATGGTGAAGAGAGAAGCAGAGTTAGTGCCGTACCAATTCACCGAACAGCTGGGAAGATGCGGCATCCAGATGGAGACCGAGGATGGCCACGTGATGAATTTCCTTCCCGAGCGTGTGGCCGGCATCCTCATGGCCGAGCTTAAGAAGATGGCGGAGGCGCGCCTGGGCCGCGAGATCGAGAGCGCCCTTGTCACCGTCCCCGGGCACTTCAATGGTGCCCAACGGAGTTCGGTCAGGAGAGAAGCTGCGCGCTTGCACGGTGGCTTCGGTGTCGCCAAGGTCGTCGACGAGCAGGTCGCGGCAGCCGCGGCATATCGCCTTCACGAGAAGAGGGGCGACGGCAAGGTCGTCCTCGTCTTCCATCTCGGCGGCCGCACGAGCCACGCTACAAAGTTCAGATTCAAGGATGGCACGGGTCATCTCCTCGAGGAACGCCATGATGCCTACCTCGGCG GCGACGACTTCACTGACAGGATTGTGGACCATTTCGTGGAGTTGATCAGGGAGAGGCATCACCGTGATATCCGTGGGGACGAGGGCGCTCTCAAGAAGCTGAGAGCAACCTGCGAGAGGGTCAAGAAGTTACTGAGCGACCGAGATGGCGTTCTGATGAACATCGGACCGGTTCTCGGCGAAGGCGCAGATATCTACGAGGAGCTCACGCGGGCCAAGTTCGAGGAGCTGAACCGTGACCTCATCGAGAAAGCACTGGAAATAGTGGACACGGTAGTGATGGGAG GTGCTCCCACTTCCCAAACGCAGAGCCGCAAGGACGCCATCGACGAGGTCATTCTCGTCGGTGGCAGTGTGAGGATCCCCATGGTTGGGCAGCTCCTCGAGGATTACTTCAATGGTAGAGGGCTAATCAGGGACGAAGACGCCGTAATCCGGGGCGCTGCTCTTCTGTCATGTCCCGAGTCTGCTAGATACGTGGATGAATGCTACAAGGGAGGAGTCTCGGGGCCTGTCTGGTTGGCaaaataa